The Fusobacterium necrophorum subsp. necrophorum genome has a window encoding:
- a CDS encoding NUDIX domain-containing protein, with product MKEKMEVVAAMIEREDGRVLAVLRSAKKKLGNRWEFPGGKVEKGESYFQTAEREVWEELRCRVEAVDEIGIIYEEIEELILEVHFVKCLWKDTKFTLTEHDASVWIKKENILSLKFAEADRPILEKIAKEG from the coding sequence ATGAAAGAAAAAATGGAAGTAGTGGCGGCTATGATAGAAAGAGAGGACGGAAGAGTCTTGGCAGTCCTTCGTTCCGCCAAGAAAAAGCTGGGAAATCGCTGGGAATTTCCGGGTGGAAAAGTGGAAAAGGGAGAAAGTTATTTTCAAACTGCAGAACGAGAGGTATGGGAAGAATTACGCTGTAGGGTAGAGGCGGTTGACGAGATTGGAATAATCTACGAGGAGATAGAAGAGCTTATTCTTGAAGTTCATTTTGTGAAATGCCTATGGAAAGATACGAAATTTACTTTGACAGAACATGATGCTTCCGTTTGGATAAAAAAAGAAAATATACTTTCTTTGAAATTTGCGGAGGCGGATAGACCGATATTGGAAAAAATAG
- the nadD gene encoding nicotinate (nicotinamide) nucleotide adenylyltransferase, with product MKIGIYGGSFNPIHLGHQKIIEFVLETMKLDKILVIPVGLPSHRENTLEEGFHRFAMCQLAFEHLPRVEVSDLEINLLEVSYTYDTLVQIRQLYGEEHEYFEIIGEDSLASFDSWKCPQEILKLAKLLVLQREPFELISENPNIILLNSPIFPISSTEIREQLQRGTSKIDWLNPKVFQYIQEHNLYKTLEIEKRLSQNI from the coding sequence ATGAAAATTGGAATTTATGGAGGAAGTTTCAATCCCATTCACTTAGGACATCAGAAAATCATAGAATTTGTCTTAGAAACTATGAAATTGGACAAAATTCTTGTTATTCCCGTCGGACTTCCTTCTCATCGGGAAAATACTTTGGAGGAAGGCTTTCATCGCTTTGCTATGTGCCAACTTGCCTTTGAACATCTCCCACGGGTAGAGGTATCGGATTTGGAAATCAATCTTTTGGAAGTTTCTTATACCTATGATACTTTAGTGCAAATCCGTCAGCTTTATGGAGAAGAACACGAGTATTTTGAAATTATCGGGGAAGATTCCCTTGCTTCCTTTGATTCTTGGAAATGCCCTCAAGAAATTTTAAAATTAGCAAAACTTCTCGTCTTACAACGGGAACCCTTTGAATTAATTTCTGAAAATCCCAATATTATTTTACTGAATAGTCCTATTTTTCCAATTTCCTCTACGGAAATTCGAGAACAACTGCAAAGAGGAACTTCAAAAATAGACTGGCTAAATCCGAAGGTATTCCAATATATTCAGGAACATAATTTGTATAAAACTCTTGAAATAGAAAAAAGGTTATCTCAAAATATATAA
- the cls gene encoding cardiolipin synthase — protein MTSILLEYIWIMNLSFILILVLLERKNPLYTLLWTIILSLAPYIGFIAYLFFGISFRKRRKANKIYQLARLESKNMIEFSQRKDLQNWEKLIHYLEMTSKNRLTWQNTMTPYFDGQKYFRALLQDLKEAKKEIKMEMYLFRKDMLGNQVLSLLVEKARTGVEIFLLLDGANPPSFSMRKILKIAGIEYRIFFPSPFPFINISLNANYRNHKKMCIIDRKIAYIGGFNIGDEYIGNGKLGYWRDTAIRVAGEIVVELEKEFYFTWNIASREKRQLGEKVYPYMREVMQEIKRRKGRNTGYMQVATSGPNFDFHTLRDSYLNLIQGAKSHIYIQTPYFVPDDIILDALKIACLSGVKVKIMIPAKSDHFIIQPVNHYFIGELLELGADILEYQKGFLHCKVIMVDGEVVSMGSCNVDYRSFYQNFEINVNIYEKDVVGEFEKQFKRDIAASERISYQNYHSRALWKKAKEAVFRLFAPVL, from the coding sequence ATGACATCGATTTTATTGGAATATATCTGGATTATGAACCTTAGTTTTATTCTTATTTTGGTTCTTTTGGAAAGGAAAAATCCATTGTATACTCTTCTTTGGACAATTATCTTAAGTCTGGCTCCCTATATTGGTTTTATCGCTTATCTATTTTTTGGAATCAGTTTTCGAAAACGAAGAAAAGCAAATAAAATCTATCAATTAGCACGTTTAGAAAGCAAGAACATGATAGAATTTTCCCAAAGAAAAGACTTACAAAATTGGGAAAAACTGATTCATTATTTGGAAATGACATCCAAAAATCGTTTGACTTGGCAAAATACTATGACTCCCTATTTTGATGGACAAAAATATTTTCGAGCCTTACTGCAAGATTTAAAAGAGGCGAAAAAAGAAATCAAAATGGAAATGTATCTATTTCGAAAGGACATGTTGGGAAATCAGGTATTGAGTCTTTTAGTTGAAAAAGCTAGGACCGGTGTTGAAATTTTTTTATTGTTGGATGGAGCCAATCCTCCCTCTTTTTCCATGAGAAAAATTTTGAAAATAGCAGGAATAGAATATCGTATTTTTTTCCCCTCTCCGTTTCCTTTTATCAATATCAGTTTAAATGCAAATTATCGCAATCATAAGAAAATGTGCATTATTGATCGTAAAATTGCATATATTGGAGGATTTAACATTGGAGATGAGTATATTGGAAATGGGAAATTGGGATATTGGAGAGATACGGCAATTCGAGTAGCAGGAGAGATTGTGGTGGAATTGGAAAAGGAATTCTATTTCACTTGGAATATTGCCTCTCGAGAAAAAAGGCAATTGGGAGAAAAAGTATATCCCTATATGCGAGAAGTCATGCAGGAGATTAAAAGAAGAAAAGGAAGGAACACAGGTTATATGCAAGTTGCCACTTCCGGACCTAATTTTGATTTCCATACCCTACGAGATAGTTATTTGAATTTAATTCAAGGAGCAAAATCCCATATTTATATTCAAACTCCTTATTTTGTACCAGACGATATTATTTTAGATGCTTTGAAGATTGCCTGTCTTTCCGGAGTAAAAGTAAAAATCATGATTCCTGCGAAATCGGATCATTTTATCATTCAACCGGTAAATCATTATTTCATTGGAGAATTATTGGAGTTGGGGGCGGACATCTTGGAATATCAAAAAGGATTTTTACATTGTAAAGTAATTATGGTAGATGGGGAAGTTGTCAGCATGGGTAGTTGCAATGTCGACTATCGTAGCTTTTATCAAAATTTTGAAATCAATGTCAACATTTATGAAAAAGATGTAGTGGGAGAATTTGAGAAACAATTTAAGAGGGATATTGCAGCATCTGAACGAATTTCCTATCAGAATTATCATTCCAGAGCTTTATGGAAAAAAGCAAAAGAAGCTGTCTTTCGATTATTTGCTCCGGTGTTATAA